Proteins encoded within one genomic window of Choristoneura fumiferana chromosome 28, NRCan_CFum_1, whole genome shotgun sequence:
- the LOC141443706 gene encoding LOW QUALITY PROTEIN: cryptochrome-1-like (The sequence of the model RefSeq protein was modified relative to this genomic sequence to represent the inferred CDS: inserted 2 bases in 2 codons), protein MNSYTKKRVLLTNYKNHETIFYHTNSWIEGRTGFPFIDAAMRQLRIEGWXCNSVRNTVAXFLTRGTLWLSWEHGLQHFLKYLLDADWSVCAGNWMWVSSSAFEALLDSSECACPVRLGQRLDPSGEYVRRYVPELINMPERYM, encoded by the exons ATGAATAGCTACACTAAGAAACGAGTTTTattaaccaactacaaaaatcATGAAACTATTTTCTACCATACTAATAGTTGGATCGAAGGCCGCACCGGTTTCCCGTTCATCGACGCAGCCATGCGACAGCTCCGCATAGAGGGCT GGTGCAACTCGGTGCGGAACACCGTGG TCTTCCTCACGCGGGGCACGCTCTGGCTATCTTGGGAGCATGGGCTCCAGCACTTCCTCAAGTACCTGCTCGATGCTGATTG GTCAGTATGCGCGGGCAACTGGATGTGGGTATCGTCGAGCGCGTTCGAGGCTCTGCTAGACTCCAGCGAGTGTGCCTGCCCCGTGCGGCTGGGACAGAGGCTCGACCCGAGCGGCGAGTATGTGCGACGCTACGTGCCCGAACTGATCAACATGCCGGAACGTTACATGTAA
- the Sem1 gene encoding suppressor of exocyst mutations 1: protein MADKQKVDLGLLEEDDEFEEFPAENWGTEDADDEDVSVWEDNWEDDIVQDDFNQQLRQQLEKLKEQTKS, encoded by the exons ATGGCAGACAAACAGAAAGTTGATCTCGGCTTGCTCGAAGAGGACGATGAATTCGAAGAATTCCCCGCAGAAA ATTGGGGAACAGAAGACGCTGACGATGAAGACGTGTCGGTGTGGGAAGACAATTGGGAGGACGACATCGTTCAAGATGATTTTAATCAACAATTGAG GCAACAACTGGAAAAGCTGAAGGAACAAACTAAATCTTAA